The Rana temporaria chromosome 4, aRanTem1.1, whole genome shotgun sequence genome contains a region encoding:
- the LOC120935577 gene encoding taste receptor type 2 member 40-like — translation MDLSLQKIFLIVMFAECFVGVALHAFIVAFQLMRWKTLKSQKTYTQILTCLAISRSFLLMHMSLFYILLLFFPWVFLNMNLRSAFLLEVNFLHFTNLWITTFLFAFYCVKITSYNHTFFIFLKTRISRLVPHFIAACILISLASSLPLGWCVFYLPQQISANVSMENMTIHHTVYKENARNKIMLFLVGSFPPFLISCVAIYLLIRSLWHHTREMTSNEKGFQNPNIEAHVNAVKSTTLFLFCSILYFVCMSVLFSDVRHDSNPWKMVNLIIIFALPSVHSAFIIISSNFKLKQTLTEMYYGFIKCF, via the coding sequence ATGGATCTTTCCCTCCAGAAGATTTTCCTAATTGTGATGTTTGCTGAGTGCTTTGTCGGGGTTGCCTTACATGCATTCATCGTGGCTTTTCAGCTCATGAGATGGAAGACATTGAAATCTCAGAAAACCTACACCCAAATCCTTACCTGTCTGGCCATCTCCAGAAGCTTTCTGCTGATGCACATGTCTTTGTTTTATATTCTCCTACTTTTCTTTCCATGGGTGTTTCTTAATATGAATTTGAGGTCTGCGTTTTTGTTAGAAGTTAATTTTCTACACTTCACCAACCTTTGGATAACCACCTTCCTGTTTGCATTCTACTGTGTGAAAATCACAAGCTACAACCATACCTTTTTCATCTTCCTGAAGACCAGGATCTCCAGACTAGTCCCTCACTTTATTGCGGCTTGTATCCTTATATCTCTAGCCTCCAGCCTTCCGCTTGGTTGGTGCGTCTTTTACCTACCCCAGCAAATTTCTGCCAATGTTTCCATGGAAAACATGACCATTCACCATACAGTTTATAAAGAAAATGCTCGCAACAAAATAATGCTTTTCCTTGTTGGTTCCTTTCCACCATTTCTCATATCTTGTGTTGCCATCTACCTTCTGATCCGATCTCTTTGGCACCATACCAGGGAAATGACAAGCAATGAGAAAGGTTTTCAGAATCCGAACATTGAGGCTCATGTCAACGCTGTCAAAAGTACGACTCTTTTCCTGTTTTGTtctattttgtattttgtatgcATGAGTGTGTTATTCTCAGATGTGAGACATGACAGCAACCCCTGGAAGATGGTCAACCTAATTATAATATTTGCCCTTCCAAGTGTCCATTCGGCATTCATCATCATCTCCAGCAACTTTAAACTAAAACAGACACTTACAGAAATGTACTATGGCTTTATAAAGTGCTTTTAA
- the LOC120935578 gene encoding taste receptor type 2 member 40-like: MAGLGVVRILLLMQSAFRISVVISIDLWNLAKTYVAYILTAQVFLEFCSLWWGTVLCVFYCVKITNYSNRLFIKLKMRISAMVPWLLLGSMMVSLFSSLPYGWCVYSFHKENSTNIYNGTITEDIKLNINYVNIHIITSAGSFVPFLIFCVAIFFLVVPLFKHTRNMNNNNTGFTKDQLHVLLSAIRNMFSFLIFYILYFISGVLFPLSVQLGNSVFVLACLIFLAAYPSLHSLVLICSNVKLKQSIIDALHCFK, encoded by the coding sequence ATGGCAGGTCTGGGTGTGGTGAGGATTCTTCTTCTCATGCAGTCAGCATTTCGAATTTCTGTGGTTATTTCCATTGACTTATGGAATTTGGCTAAGACATATGTTGCCTATATTCTTACTGCACAAGTATTTCTAGAGTTCTGCAGCCTGTGGTGGGGCACTGTGCTCTGTGTCTTCTACTGTGTGAAGATCACCAACTACAGCAACAGATTATTCATAAAACTCAAGATGAGAATCTCTGCGATGGTCCCTTGGCTTCTTCTGGGGTCCATGATGGTGTCTCTTTTTTCCAGTCTTCCATATGGTTGGTGTGTCTATTCATTTCACAAGGAAAATTCCACCAATATTTACAATGGAACAATCACTGAAGATATAAAATTGAACATAAACTATGTCAACATACACATTATCACCAGTGCTGGATCTTTTGTCCCTTTTCTCATTTTTTGTGTAGCCATTTTCTTCTTGGTGGTACCGCTCTTCAAACACACTCGTAATATGAACAATAACAACACTGGATTTACCAAAGATCAACTTCATGTCCTTTTAAGTGCTATCAggaatatgttttcttttttaatcttttatatCCTCTATTTTATAAGTGGAGTTTTGTTTCCCTTAAGTGTGCAGTTAGGCAACTCTGTTTTTGTTTTAGCATGCCTTATTTTCCTGGCTGCCTACCCAAGCCTGCACTCTCTTGTGTTAATTTGTAGCAATGTAAAACTGAAACAATCCATCATTGATGCTCTCCACTGCTTTAAGTAA